From the Bacteroidota bacterium genome, one window contains:
- the rpsH gene encoding 30S ribosomal protein S8 gives MVTDPIADYLTRIRNAVKANHRIVEIPASNEKKEITKILQDKGYILNYKFEDDEKQGKIKIALKYHPTSKISAIRKLERVSKPGLRKYVGVEELPRVLNGLGIAILSTSQGIMTDKEARRLKIGGEVLCFVS, from the coding sequence ATGGTTACTGATCCGATTGCCGATTATTTAACAAGGATACGCAATGCTGTGAAAGCAAACCACAGAATTGTCGAAATTCCTGCATCGAATGAAAAGAAAGAGATCACCAAGATTCTTCAAGATAAGGGTTATATCCTGAATTATAAATTTGAAGATGATGAAAAACAGGGGAAAATAAAGATTGCCCTTAAATATCATCCTACATCCAAGATTTCTGCCATCAGGAAACTGGAAAGAGTGAGCAAACCCGGTTTAAGGAAATATGTTGGAGTGGAGGAGCTGCCAAGGGTGTTGAATGGCCTTGGTATTGCGATTTTATCCACATCACAGGGTATCATGACCGATAAAGAGGCCCGGAGGCTCAAGATTGGTGGCGAGGTCTTATGTTTTGTCAGTTAA